CAACTGCTTCTGGCGTTGTTAATTCTGTATATCCAGCGGAGACGATTTCTTCGCGAGCTTGCCGAACGACATCATTCATAAAAAAATTAAAGTTAATCAAAATGTTCCCTCCTCTAAGTGTACCTATTTGTATCTTACCAGTAACTATTTCCGAAATACAAGTAAACTTCCTAGTTTTGTTGTTAAATCTAAAAAAATCCTAGAGCAAGAGGCTCTAAGATTTTTTCTTAATGACCACGACGCTTTTGCTTTGCCTTTTGTACTTTCATAAGACGTTTTCTTCGCTTTTCTGCTTCGCGTTGTTCCTTTGCGAGCACCTGTTTCTCTTTCTTACGCAATTCATATGACAATTGGATTGCTTCCTGTGCTTTTGTAAGACGCGAGACATTGACTCCTTTTGCTGCTTGCCTGATAAGACGCTTTATATTTTTGGGTCTTTGCTTCGTTCTCACTTCAACCCCATAGCGAGCAAAATTTTGAAAATAAGTGACCATCTTTCCATTAACAAATGAGAGAATTTCCTCATCTGATGGCTCTGTTCCAAAAATATAACGCGCTCCATACAATTTTCCTTTTTCGTTTTTCGTAATAATTCCAACAAAGTATTGACCATCGTGATATACTGTCAATTCCATCGACAGCCCCTCCTAAAAAAAGATTCAGAAATACTGGACATCCCGGAGGGGAAGGTTACTGACATACTCGTATGCGTCCGGACTACCAACCGAACTGTGTTTTTGTATTTCTACAGCTATTATATCGCATTTTTATTTTCTTTTTCTATTTTTTCATACGTTTCAATTATTTTTTTGTGCGATCCTACCATATAATCAGGAAGTTCTCTTATTGGAAAGAATGCAAGCTGAACAGCCTCTGCTGTGTTCATATTGAGGTTTCCTTCATATTCATCTGTATAATAAGCTGTTGTTACCGATTGAAATTCATCCCCGTTCGCTAGTTTTGTAAAATAGTTGGCTCCAGAAAATACATGAATTAAACGCAAATTCTTAACATGAATCCCTGTCTCTTCATAAACTTCGCGGTAAGCTGTTTCTTCTGGTGATTCGCCAAGTTCCATTAGGCCACCGGGCAATCCCCATTTTCCATACGGCTCTGTTCTTTGTTGTAATAAAACTTCTCCCTTTTTATTGATTACAAGTACAACAGCGCCAACTAAAATTAAAGGGCGATGACCAACTATTTTTCGTAACTCCTCTACATATCCCATCGAAACACCTCCCTTTTGTTATTTCTTTGTCCACACTATTGTATCATATGTAGAAAATGATAAAATGCGTGTATCTTTCATCAATTGTTGTTAGCAGAACAGTTCAAATGGAGTCTTGTCTCCCCCTATTCAACTACCACGTATGTTAAATATGAACGTCATAATCATTGAACTGCAGTTCATCATAGCAAATAACAATCATGCGAATACAACACCTCAATTGTGCGATTATTCTTAAAAATCTATATGCTAGAATTGCTCGTTCTATAGAACTCAGCCATGCGCGCTTGCTAATTGAGAGGATATATAAAAGAAGTTGATTTGTTCTGAAACAAACCAACTTCTTTTAAAGATGTTACTTAACGGAAAACATATACTTTTTATATGTTTTCCGTACCGATAATATGAGTCCCATCATAATCATATTCGAGAATAAAGAGCTCCCTCCATATGATAAAAATGGAAGTGCAATCCCTTTTACAGGCATTAACCCAACAATCATACCAACATTTTGGAAGATTTGAATCGCTAATATGCCTATTGTTCCAGCACATAATAATGTACCGAATAGATTATCAGCAGAATAACCAATAATAATTGTTCGATAAAGTAGTAAAAGAAACAAGAATATAACTAGAGCGGCAATGATAAATCCACCTTCTTCAGCAATCGTAGCAAAGATAAAATCAGTATGTTTCTCTGGAATATAAACATTTCCACCGCCAAATCCTTTTCCTTCCATTCCTCCACTGCCAACAGCTAAAATGGATTGCTGTGTTTGATACCCTTGATCTGTATGTTCAAATGGATCTAACCAACCTAAAATACGTGATTGTTGGTGAGGTTTTAACATTGTAACTAATTTATTAAAGAAAAAATCTGGATACTTTACGTATATAAATATTAATGTAGACAATATAGTCACCGGAATAACTGTACATAACGCAATTAACTTCTTTTGAATCCCTGACATAAACAAAATACACGCGATCGCAGCTGCATATAAGAACACCATACCTGTATCTGGTTGACTATATACAACTACCGTAGGAGGAAGTGACACTAACATAATTTTTCCTAATAATATTAAATCTGTTTGAAATGTCCGGATCACATATTGTGCATTATGTTTCACCGCTAAACTTGCAACGATGAGAAGCAATGAAATTTTGAAAAACTCAGATGGTTGAATTTGTCCGATACCAGGGAAAATAAACCATCTTTTTGCCCCTAACTTTTCAGGTGTAAAGCTCGATGTTGGCAATACCTTCAAAATTATTAATGAACCAAATCCAACAATATAGAGTGGCCAGGACAATTTTTGCAGTTGATCTAAGTCAACGCTAGCAACAAGGAGTAACAAGACAACCCCTATGATATAGTTTACACCTTGTTTCAAAGCGAAGTTTGAATCCCCATATTGTCCAGTTTGTTGACTGCTATATATAGCCGCTATACTTGTAACACATAGTGCAAACAAAATTAAAATTAACTTTACATCTAAACTTTTTAGAAATTCGGTACTTCTTTTCATGACATCCTCCTGAAACATTGTTACAGCAAAATAAAAAACCAGGAGTCAACATTATGCATGTTTTGACGACTGATTACAGATTATCTATGAAACACTTATATAGAATACCTCTCTTTTTCATACAATACAATATATTATACTATAGTTTCATCAGTAAGATTTGGCAAAAGATTATTCTTTTTTTATTTTATATCTATATACCAGATATCAGCAATGTATTTTCATAAATTCTTTCTACATTATGACTCATTGTCAGATATTAAGATAGAAATGAAAGATATCACCTTTTGTACAAATGTAAAAAGCTCGCATTTCGCGAGCTTTTTATTAATATACAGATGTATTCTCCGCTGACATATTTTCTAAAATCTCTTTCACTCGACCTAAGAACTTGCCACAGATCAAACCGTCAAGTACGCGATGATCAAGCGATAAACATAAATTAACCATGTCACGTGCCCCAAACATGCCGTTATCCATAATAACCGGACGTTTTACAATTGATTCTACTTGTAAAATAGCAGCTTGTGGATGGTTAATAATACCCATAGATTGAACAGAACCAAATGATCCTGTGTTATTAATTGTAAATGTACCGCCTTGCATTTCATCTGGTTTTAATGATTTTGTACGAACTTTCGTTGCAAGCTCCGTAATTTCACGAGCAATACCTTTAATTGTTTTTTCGTCTGCATGTTTAATCACTGGAACAAATAATTCCTCTTCTGTTGCAACAGCAATAGAAAGGTTAATATCTTTCTTCTGAACGATTTTATCACCAGCCCACATAGAATTAATTTGCGGGTATTCTTTTAACGCCTGTGCAACTGCTTTTACGAAGAATGCAAAGAATGTTAAGTTAAAGCCTTCACGTTTCTTAAATTCATTTTTAATTGCGTTACGATACGATACAAGATCTGTCACATCTACTTCAATCATCATCCAAGCGTGAGGTGCCTCATGTTTACTGCGTAACATATTCGCAGCAATAGCTTTACGCACACCTGTTACTGGAATTTCAATATCACCAGGTACGGTTGGTACAGATACTGGTTTCGCTTCTGTTTTTTGTACTGGCGCTTTCTCTTCTGCTTTTGGCGCTTCTTGAGGAGTAGGTGTTGATACAGCTACTTCCTCTTTTTTCGCATCCGCTTGCGGAATATTTCCTGATTCCACAAGTTTCAAAATATCTTTACGTGTAATGCGTCCATTTGCTCCTGTACCTTCTACTACATTTAAATCGATATTATGTTCACCTGCAAGCTTTAATACCGCTGGAGAATAACGAGGTTTCCCGTCAGTTGGTTGCTTTGTTTTTGCTACTTTTTCAGCTGAGACAACCTCTGCTTTTGCTTCCTCTTTCGTTTTCTCTTCTACAGCTGTTGCTGCTACTTCATCTGCTCCCTCTACTTGAATGACACAAACAACTTCCCCTACAGCAAGTGTGTCTCCTTCCGCTGCAACTAACTCTTTCACAACCCCGGTGAAAGAAGATGGTACTTCTGCATTTACCTTATCTGTCATTACTTCTGCGATTGGATCATATTTATTCACATGATCCCCAACATTTACAAGCCATTTGCTAATTGTACCTTCTGTTACGCTCTCCCCGAGCTGAGGCATTGTAATATTTTCTACAGCCATGTATAGTCCCCCCGATTAAAATTCCGCAAGTTCACGCATTGCTTTTTCAACTTTATCTGGATTTACCATAAAGAATTTTTCCATTGTTGGTGCATATGGCATCGCCGGAACGTCTGGACCTGCAAGACGTGCAATTGGTGCATCTAAATCAAACAGACAATTTTCAGCGATAATCGCGGATACTTCGCTCATAATACTTCCTTCTTTATTATCTTCCGTTACAAGAAGAACTTTACCTGTTTTTGAAGCAGCTTCAATAATTGCTTCCTTATCTAATGGATATACAGTACGCAAGTCAAGAATATGTGCAGAAATGCCATCTTTTGCTAACTTTTCAGCAGCTTGAAGAGCAAAATGAACACATAATCCATATGTGATAACAGTAATATCATCGCCTTCACGTTTTACATCTGCTTTTCCAATCGGTAATACGTAGTCATCTTCTGGTACTTCGCCTTTAATTAAACGATATGCACGTTTATGTTCAAAGAATAATACTGGATCTTCATCACGAATCGCCGCTTTTAATAATCCTTTTGCATCATATGGTGTAGAAGGAATTACTATTTTTAAACCTGGTTGGTTTGCAAATAATGCTTCTACGGATTGTGAATGATACAAAGCACCATGAACACCGCCACCAAATGGTGCACGTATCGTTAATGGACAAGTCCAGTCGTTATTAGAACGATAGCGAATTCTTGCTGCTTCAGACACAATTTGGTTCACCGCTGGCATAATAAAATCAGCAAATTGCATTTCCGCAATCGGACGCATACCATACATTGCCGCTCCGATTGCTACTCCTGCAATTGCAGATTCTGCAAGCGGTGTATCGAGCGCACGCTCTTCGCCGAATTGATCATACAATCCAGTTGTCGCTTTAAATACGCCACCTTTTTTACCAACGTCCTCTCCTAATACAAATACTTTCTCATCGCGTTCCATTTCTTCACGCATTGCCAATGTAATCGCGTCAATATAAGACATTACAGCCATGAAACGTTCCCCCCCTATTCTGCGTATACGTGCTTCAATGCATCTTCAGGTGCTGCATACGGAGCATTTTCTGCATATTCTGTTGCTTCATTTACGATATGCATAATTTCATCTAACATTTGTTTTTCGGATTCTTCTGTCAATAAACCTACTTCTTTTAAATAAGCAGCAAATGTAAAGATTGAATCTTTCTTCTTCGCTTCTTCCACCTCTTCTTTATCGCGATATACACGATCGTCATCATCACTTGAATGTGCTGTTAAACGATATGATACAGTCTCAATTAACGTTGGGCCTTCCCCGCGTCTGCCGCGTTCTGCCGCCTCTTTTACAGCTTGATATACTGCAAGTGGGTCATTTCCGTCTACCGTATATCCTGGCATACCATATCCAATCGCACGATCTGATACATTTTTACACGCTAATTGCTTTTCAAGTGGTACTGAAATGGCATATTTGTTATTTTCACACATAAAGATGACAGGTAGCTTATGTACACCAGCAAAGTTCGCACCTTCGTGGAAATCACCTTGGTTAGAAGAACCTTCACCAAATGTTACAAACGTTACTAAATCTTTTTTCTCCATTTTTCCCGCTAAAGCAATCCCAACGGCATGTGGTACTTGCGTTGTAACCGGAGACGATCCTGTTACAATACGATTTTTCTTCTGTCCAAAGTGACCAGGCATTTGACGACCACCTGAGTTTGGATCTTCCGCTTTTGCAAATCCAGATAACATCAGTTCTTTTGCTGTCATACCAAATGTTAATACTACGCCCATATCACGATAGTAAGGTAATACATAATCTTTTTCACGATCGAGTGCAAACGCTGCTCCTACTTGCGCCGCTTCTTGTCCTTGACAAGAAATTACGAATGGAATTTTACCCGCACGGTTTAATAACCACATGCGTTCATCAATTTTACGTGCAAGTAACATCGTACGGTACATTTCTAATACTTGCTCATCACTTAAGCCAAGCGCTTCATGGCGTTTTTCTTTTACTTCTGCCATTTTTCATAACCTCCTAAATCCACATTTTTATGCGTGTAACGCTTTTCCATCTACAGCTAGTGCTGCTTCACCAATCGCTTCTGATAATGATGGATGCGGATGAATTGTATGTGCCACTTCCCAAGGTGTTGCATCCAACACTCTTGCAAGGCCAGCTTCAGAAATCATATCTGTTACATGTGGACCAATCATATGGACACCAAGAATATCATTGGTTTCTTCATCAACCACAAGTTTCACAAACCCATCTGACTCTCCATATACAAGTGCCTTTCCGATTGCACGGAATGAGAACTTACCTACCTTTAGCTTATAGCCTTTTTCTTTTGCCTCTTGTTCTGTTAAACCAACAGATGCAACTTCCGGATTGCTATAAACACATTTTGATACCATAGAGTAATCAATTGGCATAACATCTTTTCCAGCAATATGCTCTACGGCAACGATCCCTTCATGTGAAGCCACATGTGCAAGTTGTAATCCTCCGATTACATCACCAATTGCATAAATGTGAGATTCTTTCGTTTGATAAAATTCATTTGTTTGAATGTATCCTTTTTCCACAACGATATCTGTATTTTCCAATCCGATATTTTGTGTATTGGCTTGTCTTCCCACAGATACAAGCATTTTTTCTGCTTGAAATTCTTTCTTTTCACCATTATGTTCTGCCTGTATAGTTACTCCATTATCTTTTCCTAATGTTTCTGGTAATACTTTTGCACCCGTCACCACCTTAATTCCTTTTTTCTTTAAGAGACGTTGCATTTCTTTTGACACATCTTGATCCTCAAGTGGAAGAACATGTTTTGCATATTCTAATATCGTCACTTCTACGCCAAAATCAGCAAGCATAGATGCCCATTCGATTCCAATTACGCCACCGCCAACAATAATAATAGACTTAGGAAGAGTTTCCATTTTCAAGGCGTGATCCGAGGACATAACGTATTCTCCGTCTAATTCTAATCCAGGTAACGAGTTTGGACGGGAACCAGTTGCAATAATTACATTTTTCGGAATTAACATTTCATTCTCTTCACCATTTGTA
The window above is part of the Bacillus cytotoxicus NVH 391-98 genome. Proteins encoded here:
- a CDS encoding dihydrolipoamide acetyltransferase family protein, whose product is MAVENITMPQLGESVTEGTISKWLVNVGDHVNKYDPIAEVMTDKVNAEVPSSFTGVVKELVAAEGDTLAVGEVVCVIQVEGADEVAATAVEEKTKEEAKAEVVSAEKVAKTKQPTDGKPRYSPAVLKLAGEHNIDLNVVEGTGANGRITRKDILKLVESGNIPQADAKKEEVAVSTPTPQEAPKAEEKAPVQKTEAKPVSVPTVPGDIEIPVTGVRKAIAANMLRSKHEAPHAWMMIEVDVTDLVSYRNAIKNEFKKREGFNLTFFAFFVKAVAQALKEYPQINSMWAGDKIVQKKDINLSIAVATEEELFVPVIKHADEKTIKGIAREITELATKVRTKSLKPDEMQGGTFTINNTGSFGSVQSMGIINHPQAAILQVESIVKRPVIMDNGMFGARDMVNLCLSLDHRVLDGLICGKFLGRVKEILENMSAENTSVY
- the bfmBAB gene encoding 3-methyl-2-oxobutanoate dehydrogenase subunit beta, giving the protein MAVMSYIDAITLAMREEMERDEKVFVLGEDVGKKGGVFKATTGLYDQFGEERALDTPLAESAIAGVAIGAAMYGMRPIAEMQFADFIMPAVNQIVSEAARIRYRSNNDWTCPLTIRAPFGGGVHGALYHSQSVEALFANQPGLKIVIPSTPYDAKGLLKAAIRDEDPVLFFEHKRAYRLIKGEVPEDDYVLPIGKADVKREGDDITVITYGLCVHFALQAAEKLAKDGISAHILDLRTVYPLDKEAIIEAASKTGKVLLVTEDNKEGSIMSEVSAIIAENCLFDLDAPIARLAGPDVPAMPYAPTMEKFFMVNPDKVEKAMRELAEF
- the lpdA gene encoding dihydrolipoyl dehydrogenase, whose amino-acid sequence is MAKEYDLVIVGGGTGGYVAAIRASQLGLKTALVEKDNLGGTCLHKGCIPSKALLRSAEVYATAKKGEEFGVVTSNVELNFAKVQERKGKIVAQLHKGVQHLMKQGKIDVFEGIGRILGPSIFSPMPGTISVEFTNGEENEMLIPKNVIIATGSRPNSLPGLELDGEYVMSSDHALKMETLPKSIIIVGGGVIGIEWASMLADFGVEVTILEYAKHVLPLEDQDVSKEMQRLLKKKGIKVVTGAKVLPETLGKDNGVTIQAEHNGEKKEFQAEKMLVSVGRQANTQNIGLENTDIVVEKGYIQTNEFYQTKESHIYAIGDVIGGLQLAHVASHEGIVAVEHIAGKDVMPIDYSMVSKCVYSNPEVASVGLTEQEAKEKGYKLKVGKFSFRAIGKALVYGESDGFVKLVVDEETNDILGVHMIGPHVTDMISEAGLARVLDATPWEVAHTIHPHPSLSEAIGEAALAVDGKALHA
- a CDS encoding YjdF family protein; translated protein: MELTVYHDGQYFVGIITKNEKGKLYGARYIFGTEPSDEEILSFVNGKMVTYFQNFARYGVEVRTKQRPKNIKRLIRQAAKGVNVSRLTKAQEAIQLSYELRKKEKQVLAKEQREAEKRRKRLMKVQKAKQKRRGH
- a CDS encoding NUDIX hydrolase; this encodes MGYVEELRKIVGHRPLILVGAVVLVINKKGEVLLQQRTEPYGKWGLPGGLMELGESPEETAYREVYEETGIHVKNLRLIHVFSGANYFTKLANGDEFQSVTTAYYTDEYEGNLNMNTAEAVQLAFFPIRELPDYMVGSHKKIIETYEKIEKENKNAI
- a CDS encoding FtsW/RodA/SpoVE family cell cycle protein, which translates into the protein MKRSTEFLKSLDVKLILILFALCVTSIAAIYSSQQTGQYGDSNFALKQGVNYIIGVVLLLLVASVDLDQLQKLSWPLYIVGFGSLIILKVLPTSSFTPEKLGAKRWFIFPGIGQIQPSEFFKISLLLIVASLAVKHNAQYVIRTFQTDLILLGKIMLVSLPPTVVVYSQPDTGMVFLYAAAIACILFMSGIQKKLIALCTVIPVTILSTLIFIYVKYPDFFFNKLVTMLKPHQQSRILGWLDPFEHTDQGYQTQQSILAVGSGGMEGKGFGGGNVYIPEKHTDFIFATIAEEGGFIIAALVIFLFLLLLYRTIIIGYSADNLFGTLLCAGTIGILAIQIFQNVGMIVGLMPVKGIALPFLSYGGSSLFSNMIMMGLILSVRKTYKKYMFSVK
- the bfmBAA gene encoding 3-methyl-2-oxobutanoate dehydrogenase subunit alpha; translation: MAEVKEKRHEALGLSDEQVLEMYRTMLLARKIDERMWLLNRAGKIPFVISCQGQEAAQVGAAFALDREKDYVLPYYRDMGVVLTFGMTAKELMLSGFAKAEDPNSGGRQMPGHFGQKKNRIVTGSSPVTTQVPHAVGIALAGKMEKKDLVTFVTFGEGSSNQGDFHEGANFAGVHKLPVIFMCENNKYAISVPLEKQLACKNVSDRAIGYGMPGYTVDGNDPLAVYQAVKEAAERGRRGEGPTLIETVSYRLTAHSSDDDDRVYRDKEEVEEAKKKDSIFTFAAYLKEVGLLTEESEKQMLDEIMHIVNEATEYAENAPYAAPEDALKHVYAE